The Scyliorhinus torazame isolate Kashiwa2021f chromosome X, sScyTor2.1, whole genome shotgun sequence genome has a segment encoding these proteins:
- the LOC140405357 gene encoding rac GTPase-activating protein 1-like: MESAMVTLRNMFEQLLRQMEVLNEGIEPQFIQLARNFEECRRKWQKTELELTRAAECLTKAETERSALDVKLKHARNQVDVEMKRRQKAETECERLERQIQLIRELLITEGSTSIQLNEEQKSALAFLNPKCSNSNGYTSNKRLSTIDESGSFMSHSDISYDKTDDSLDWDSSIVRTVKLKKREKRRSSRVLVDIQPAPAKRSRSIEKANDSIVAKTTLTLPNNGGPIEAVSTIETVPYWTRSRRRTANLKGQDFDAISETPSSTPSVASRSDHCSTPQSNGGMRAHEFVSKTVIKPESCVPCGKRIKFGKLALKCRDCRVVAHPECRDRCALPCIPTLTGTPVRIGEGVLADFTSRMSPMIPSIVVHCINEIEQRGLSETGLYRISGCDRTVKELKEKFLKGKNMPLLSKVDDIHAICGLLKDFLRNLKEPLVTFKLYSAFVNAAEIPDDDNSIAAMYQAIGELPQPNRDTLAFLMNHLQRVAISPNCKMDITNLGKVFGPTIVGYSTPDPAPMVMLQETKRQPKVVERLLSLPVEYWSQFTMVEQENVHPNHIIENSNAYSTPEVKVSMLGPLTTPEHQIIGKTPSSSSLSARVKSSLTKTTPKFGSKGKQTINFNRPGNFFASPLLK, from the exons ATGGAATCTGCGATGGTCACTCTACGGAACATGTTCGAGCAGTTGCTCAGACAGATGGAAGTACTAAATGAAGGCATTGAGCCAC AGTTTATTCAGTTAGCCAGAAATTTCGAAGAGTGCAGAAGAAAATGGCAAAAGACTGAGCTGGAGCTGACCCGTGCCGCAGAGTGCCTAACAAAAGCTGAGACAGAACGGAGTGCACTTGATGTCAAATTGAAGCACGCTCGTAACCAAGTTGACGTAGAAATGAAACGTCGGCAGAAAGCAGAAACAGAGTGCGAAAGACTG GAACGTCAGATTCAGCTTATCCGAGAGCTCCTCATAACAGAAGGCTCGACCAGCATTCAATTAAATGAAGAACAGAAGTCTGCTCTTGCTTTCCTCAACCCCAAATGCTCAAATTCTAATGGATATACATCCAACAAACG ATTATCTACAATAGATGAGTCTGGATCATTTATGTCTCATTCCGATATTAGCTATGACAAGACTGATGACTCGTTG GATTGGGATTCCTCCATTGTGAGGACTGTCaagttaaagaaaagagaaaaacgg CGTTCTTCAAGAGTCCTGGTTGATATCCAGCCAGCCCCAGCGAAACGGTCACGGTCCATTGAAAAG GCAAATGACTCCATTGTGGCGAAAACCACTCTGACCTTGCCAAATAATGGTGGGCCAATCGAGGCAGTTTCTACAATCGAGACGGTGCCATATTGGACAAGAAGCAGGAGGCGAACAG CAAATCTGAAAGGGCAAGATTTTGATGCCATCTCGGAAACACCCTCAAGCACACCATCAGTAGCCAGTAGATCTGATCATTGTAGTACGCCTCAGAGTAATGGTGGGATGAGAGCTCATGAGTTTGTCTCTAAAACg GTTATAAAACCAGAGTCATGTGTCCCTTGTGGCAAGAGGATCAAGTTTGGGAAGCTGGCTTTGAAATGCCGAGACTGCAGAGTTGTGGCTCACCCTGAATGTCGGGATCGCTGTGCACTCCCCTGTATCCCAACTTTGACAGGAACGCCTGTACGAATTGGCGAG GGAGTGTTGGCAGACTTCACATCTCGTATGTCACCCATGATCCCATCCATTGTGGTGCATTGCATCAATGAGATTGAGCAAAGAGGCTTATCCGAG ACTGGCCTGTATCGCATCTCtggctgtgaccgcactgtgaaagAGCTGAAGGAGAAGTTCCTGAAGGGGAAGAACATGCCATTGCTCAGTAAAGTGGACGACATTCATGCAATCTGTGGGCTTCTGAAAGACTTTCTGAGGAATTTGAAGGAGCCCCTtgtgactttcaaattgtattcaGCGTTTGTAAATGCCGCAG AAATCCCTGATGATGATAACAGTATTGCAGCAATGTACCAGGCTATCGGTGAGCTGCCACAGCCCAACAGAGATACTTTGGCATTTCTGATGAATCACCTGCAGAG AGTTGCTATTAGCCCAAACTGCAAAATGGACATAACTAACCTTGGCAAGGTTTTTGGCCCTACAATTGTGGGTTATTCCACACCTGATCCAGCCCCCATGGTAATGCTGCAGGAAACCAAACGGCAGCCAAAG GTGGTTGAACGTTTACTGTCTTTGCCAGTGGAATACTGGAGCCAGTTTACAATGGTGGAACAGGAGAATGTCCACCCTAATCATATCATTGAAAATTCGAATGCTTACAGCACTCCTGAAGTGAAAG TGAGCATGCTTGGGCCACTTACTACTCCGGAACATCAAATAATTGGTAAGaccccctcatccagctccttatCGGCACGAGTCAAATCCAGTCTGACCAAGACCACTCCTAA GTTTGGAAGCAAGGGCAAGCAAACGATCAATTTCAATCGACCCGGAAACTTCTTTGCCTCTCCATTACTGAAATAA